The Actinomadura sp. WMMB 499 genome includes a window with the following:
- a CDS encoding type I polyketide synthase, whose protein sequence is MTRARASAGAGAEGSETGHSLLGSEIDLADGRCRWFGRTFTGADPGFLAEHRLADVPVLPAAAMLEWAIAAVRASGADGSDAWALERVGFNAFLHFADERPVDVQAGVEVEGDVRRVRCFGRPAGGRRGRWSEYVTVGAASPAGARPGRAEIDPEGLRERTGAGDSEAVYARFREFGVVHGPAFRGLRELWRDGDRVLGRIEVGDTGGTSGPGDRNVLVLDACFHAGAAAFDESGGALWLPSGVDRLVVHGDLPARVWCRVRRRDTGDAGERALDLEVLSDGGDPLVTVEGLRLRTVPDEVVAELSGVRPRRYEIGWLPVGGRGSAAGAQGTWLVCGTDSAQVAEWRDALDAVVVDGDEESFARVRASDAAVRGLILLGGASGKSGPDGAYELAEHAFTALKHYLRAYAGDRPEVVVCSRGAVAVGGADAAPDPAQAVLTGAVRAVVSEYPDVRCVQADLDPAAPAAPARVLARVADLPGSGHLAERGGAWFEARLRESAGGGEPALKVRRDGTYLVTGGLGGLGLAVAERLAADGAGALLLAGRTVPAEVPARIAELRERGVRVELRGADVADPDQVAGLLRFARAELPPLRGVVHAAGVTADAPLEDSAWPDFARVLDPKVRGAWHLHRGVEGDDLDFFVLFSSLASLLGSAGQASYIAANAFMDALAVHRRRAGLPAVSVGWGPWAETGMVAARGLGDRLGAMGVAALPTGRALDALAEVPSGAAPHVGVAAVDWRRYLAATRGAHPDTLLSDVAPADVAEAAPPAPERLAELTLLALDDPDAAREAVLGELLDRVAALLGMSAADRERGVGWFAGTRLNVLGLDSLTTMRLRRGLDADLAVDVPAELLLGGGTAAEIAAEVCRQLTVRGVLAGGDAEDGADDGTEVLTL, encoded by the coding sequence GTGACGCGGGCGCGGGCTTCGGCGGGTGCGGGTGCGGAGGGGTCGGAGACGGGGCATTCGCTGCTGGGGTCGGAGATCGATCTGGCGGACGGGCGGTGCCGGTGGTTCGGGCGGACGTTCACGGGTGCGGATCCGGGGTTCCTCGCGGAGCACCGGCTGGCGGACGTGCCGGTGCTGCCGGCCGCCGCCATGCTGGAGTGGGCGATCGCCGCGGTGCGGGCGTCCGGTGCGGACGGCTCGGACGCCTGGGCGCTGGAGCGGGTCGGGTTCAACGCGTTCCTGCATTTCGCGGACGAGCGTCCCGTGGACGTGCAGGCCGGTGTCGAGGTCGAGGGCGACGTTCGCCGGGTGCGGTGCTTCGGCCGCCCGGCGGGGGGACGGCGCGGCCGGTGGTCGGAGTACGTGACGGTCGGGGCCGCTTCGCCGGCCGGGGCGCGGCCGGGGCGGGCGGAGATCGACCCGGAGGGGCTTCGGGAGCGGACGGGCGCCGGGGACTCCGAGGCCGTCTACGCGCGGTTCCGGGAGTTCGGTGTGGTGCACGGGCCGGCGTTCCGCGGGCTGCGGGAGCTGTGGCGGGACGGCGATCGGGTGCTGGGCCGGATCGAGGTCGGGGACACCGGCGGGACGTCCGGTCCCGGGGATCGGAACGTGCTGGTTCTGGACGCCTGCTTCCACGCCGGGGCCGCCGCGTTCGACGAGTCGGGCGGCGCGCTGTGGCTCCCGTCCGGGGTGGATCGGCTCGTGGTGCACGGGGACCTTCCCGCGCGGGTCTGGTGCCGGGTGCGGCGGCGGGACACCGGTGACGCGGGTGAGCGAGCGCTGGACCTCGAGGTCCTGTCGGACGGCGGGGACCCGCTGGTGACGGTGGAGGGGCTGCGGCTGCGGACGGTTCCGGACGAGGTGGTGGCGGAGCTGTCCGGGGTGCGGCCCCGCCGGTACGAGATCGGCTGGCTGCCGGTGGGCGGGCGCGGGTCCGCGGCCGGCGCGCAGGGCACCTGGCTGGTGTGCGGCACCGACTCCGCGCAGGTGGCGGAGTGGCGGGACGCGCTGGACGCGGTCGTGGTCGACGGCGACGAGGAGTCGTTCGCGCGGGTGCGGGCCTCGGACGCCGCGGTGCGGGGGCTGATCCTGCTGGGCGGCGCGTCCGGGAAGTCCGGGCCGGACGGAGCGTACGAGCTGGCCGAGCACGCGTTCACGGCCCTCAAGCACTACCTGCGGGCGTATGCCGGCGACCGGCCCGAGGTCGTGGTGTGCTCGCGGGGGGCGGTCGCGGTCGGCGGCGCGGACGCGGCGCCCGACCCGGCGCAGGCGGTGCTGACCGGCGCCGTGCGGGCGGTGGTCAGCGAGTACCCCGACGTCAGGTGCGTGCAGGCCGATCTGGATCCGGCGGCGCCCGCCGCTCCGGCGCGGGTGCTGGCGCGGGTGGCGGACCTGCCGGGGTCGGGGCATCTCGCGGAGCGCGGCGGTGCCTGGTTCGAGGCGCGGCTGCGGGAGTCGGCCGGTGGCGGGGAGCCCGCGCTGAAGGTGCGCCGGGACGGGACGTACCTGGTCACCGGTGGTCTCGGCGGGCTGGGGCTGGCGGTCGCGGAGCGGCTCGCCGCGGACGGTGCGGGCGCGCTGCTGCTGGCCGGACGGACGGTGCCGGCGGAGGTGCCCGCGCGGATCGCGGAGCTGCGGGAGCGCGGCGTGCGGGTCGAGCTGCGGGGTGCGGACGTCGCCGATCCGGACCAGGTCGCGGGGCTGCTGCGGTTCGCGCGGGCGGAGCTGCCGCCGCTGCGCGGGGTGGTGCACGCGGCGGGCGTCACGGCCGACGCGCCGCTGGAGGATTCGGCGTGGCCGGACTTCGCGCGGGTGCTGGACCCGAAGGTGCGGGGGGCGTGGCACCTGCACCGGGGCGTCGAGGGCGACGACCTGGACTTCTTCGTGCTGTTCTCCTCGCTGGCGTCGCTGCTCGGGTCGGCGGGGCAGGCGTCGTACATCGCGGCGAACGCGTTCATGGACGCGCTCGCCGTCCACCGGCGGCGGGCCGGGCTGCCGGCGGTGAGCGTCGGCTGGGGGCCGTGGGCGGAGACCGGGATGGTCGCCGCGCGGGGCCTCGGCGACCGGCTCGGGGCGATGGGGGTGGCGGCGCTGCCGACCGGCCGGGCGCTGGACGCGCTCGCGGAGGTCCCCTCGGGTGCGGCCCCGCACGTCGGGGTCGCGGCGGTCGACTGGCGCCGGTACCTGGCGGCGACGCGCGGCGCGCACCCGGACACGCTGCTGAGCGATGTGGCCCCGGCGGACGTCGCCGAGGCGGCGCCGCCCGCGCCGGAGCGGCTGGCGGAGCTGACGCTGCTGGCGCTGGACGATCCGGACGCGGCGCGCGAGGCGGTGCTGGGCGAGCTGCTGGACCGGGTCGCGGCGCTGCTCGGGATGAGCGCGGCCGACCGGGAGCGGGGGGTCGGCTGGTTCGCGGGGACCCGGCTGAACGTGCTGGGGCTGGACTCCCTGACGACGATGCGGCTGCGGCGGGGGCTGGACGCCGATCTGGCCGTGGACGTCCCCGCGGAGCTGCTGCTGGGCGGCGGGACCGCCGCCGAGATCGCCGCGGAGGTGTGCCGGCAGCTCACCGTCCGCGGCGTGCTGGCGGGCGGGGACGCGGAAGACGGGGCCGACGACGGCACGGAGGTCCTGACGCTGTGA
- a CDS encoding non-ribosomal peptide synthetase has protein sequence MAQDLLTDLHRRGIKLRMNEGRLDVLAPAGALTPELRERLKANRDELISLLRRSGPAEAPAEIVPRPERRHEPFPLTDIQHAYWVGRGSAVELGGVSTHLYFELEREGLDLARLGESLRKVIDRHDMLRAVVQPDGRQRVLREVPAYEIRTADLADLPAADRTAAAGAIRAEMDHQVLSTDEWPLFDVRAAELGGGRTRLYFSFDIMILDGLSLYVLFEDLRRFYEEPGWAPEPLELSYRDVVLSEEEARASDRYKAAEEYWLGRLETLPPAPGLPLAVRPAQLERTEFGRRRARLERERWDAVKAVARRRGVTPSAVLMTAFSDVLRRWSAQPDFTLNLTLFNRPQGHPDTDRIIGDFTSLAMLEVRDRAGAPFAERAELVQRQLMRDLEHLAFSGVRVQRERSRRLGSGPGAAMPVVFTSALVLGGPDEDPSEGIRFFGEQVYGLTQTPQVWLDHQVSEEAGDLAYNWDTVDGLFPAGLLDDMFGAYADALAALADEAAWDLPDPVAELPRRQAEERDRANGTAVPETPGTLPGLVEAQAERTPGATAVVCDGGERTYGDVVSAARRMARRLRELGAVPNALVGVVMDKGWEQVAGVLAVNMAGAAYLPIDPQWPRARRDELLEQGAVRIVVTTPELRDALDWPLHVRPVTFNEPQVTAAEDGPLLDGPARDDLAYVIFTSGSTGRPKGVMIDHRGAVNTIADINRRFEVGAGDRVLALSALSFDLSVYDVFGVLAAGGTVVMPSPDAQHDPAHWSELVERHGVTLWNSVPALMQAWVDSRARAAGAEPAAGPPLRLVLLSGDWIPVSLPDAIRALHPDAAVISLGGATEASIWSICYPIGEVPASWSRIPYGKPLANQTMHVLDAAMRPRPVWSTGEIYIGGIGVACGYWRDPDRTAARFVTCPHTGERLYRTGDLGRYLPGGDIEFLGREDLQVKINGYRIELGEITAALERRPEVAEAVVTVQDNPRGGRRQLAAYVVPSGASGPGDADGEDRAPDGGGWDPAVAAGAAALERETAALGDALAEYREIWRAVEALCPPIMARTLALLGAFREPGETATGAEIAARCKVKPVYGGLVGQWLAVLADAGVLAATGRAGEYRCDRPLDLDALDEQVRGGLADLTARDAQRALLDYFADCAAHQVELLRGEVSPLNLLLPGGDSKVTDALYADNPVSYLQNRVTARIVADFVRDRAAAGGAPVRILEVGAGTGATTAQVLPELPADAVRYRYTDISNFFTQRAKRTFAAHKFVEYGVLDIDRDPADQGAPAGSVDLVIAANVLHDAADLDASLAGLRTALAPGGLLVAIEGTANSLQQLVTVGFLEGLAKGHGDDGEDGDQGDGGPLLPLPRWLEALSRAGFARAGGVPEGAAAVDVHVQHVLVAQAPGGPAARPDADGLRAALEEVLPEYMVPRHYVLLDRLPLNANGKVDRSALPSPWRDTGADDRVAPRDELEERLAEIWGGALQHDDFGVTDSFFELGGDSLHAVSIIDRLRDELGLEATAEEGLEMLFDNPTIAELAGAVRERTGAP, from the coding sequence ATGGCCCAGGACCTGCTCACCGACCTGCACCGCCGTGGCATCAAGCTGCGCATGAACGAGGGACGCCTGGACGTGCTGGCGCCCGCCGGGGCGCTCACCCCCGAGCTGCGGGAGCGGCTGAAGGCGAACCGCGACGAGCTGATCTCGCTGCTGCGCCGCAGCGGCCCGGCCGAGGCGCCCGCCGAGATCGTGCCGCGCCCGGAGCGGCGGCACGAGCCGTTCCCGCTGACCGACATCCAGCACGCGTACTGGGTGGGGCGGGGGTCGGCGGTGGAGCTCGGCGGGGTGTCGACCCACCTGTACTTCGAGCTGGAGCGCGAGGGTCTCGACCTGGCGCGGCTGGGCGAGAGCCTGCGGAAGGTGATCGACCGGCACGACATGCTGCGGGCGGTCGTGCAGCCGGACGGCCGGCAGCGCGTGCTGCGGGAGGTGCCGGCCTACGAGATCCGGACCGCCGACCTCGCGGACCTGCCCGCCGCGGACCGGACGGCCGCCGCCGGCGCGATCCGCGCCGAGATGGACCACCAGGTGCTGTCCACCGACGAGTGGCCGCTGTTCGACGTCCGCGCCGCCGAGCTGGGCGGCGGCCGCACCCGGCTGTACTTCAGCTTCGACATCATGATCCTGGACGGCCTGTCGCTGTACGTGCTGTTCGAGGACCTGCGGCGGTTCTACGAGGAGCCGGGGTGGGCCCCGGAGCCGCTGGAGCTGTCGTACCGGGACGTCGTGCTGAGCGAGGAGGAGGCGCGGGCGTCCGACCGGTACAAGGCGGCCGAGGAGTACTGGCTGGGGCGGCTCGAGACGCTGCCGCCCGCGCCGGGGCTGCCGCTCGCAGTGCGGCCCGCGCAGCTGGAGCGCACCGAGTTCGGCCGCCGCCGCGCGCGGCTGGAGCGGGAGCGGTGGGACGCCGTCAAGGCTGTGGCGCGGCGCCGCGGCGTGACCCCGTCGGCGGTGCTGATGACCGCGTTCTCGGACGTCCTGCGCCGCTGGTCGGCGCAGCCGGACTTCACCCTGAACCTGACGCTGTTCAACCGGCCGCAGGGCCACCCGGACACCGACCGGATCATCGGGGACTTCACGTCGCTGGCGATGCTGGAGGTGCGCGACCGGGCCGGTGCGCCGTTCGCCGAGCGCGCCGAGCTGGTACAGCGGCAGCTCATGCGGGACCTGGAGCACCTGGCGTTCAGCGGGGTGCGCGTGCAGCGGGAGCGGAGCCGGCGGCTCGGCAGCGGCCCCGGCGCGGCGATGCCGGTGGTGTTCACGAGCGCGCTGGTACTGGGCGGGCCGGACGAGGACCCGTCGGAGGGCATCCGGTTCTTCGGCGAGCAGGTGTACGGGCTCACCCAGACGCCGCAGGTGTGGCTGGACCACCAGGTGTCGGAGGAGGCCGGCGACCTGGCCTACAACTGGGACACCGTCGACGGCCTGTTCCCCGCCGGGCTCCTGGACGACATGTTCGGCGCCTACGCCGACGCGCTCGCGGCGCTGGCCGACGAGGCCGCGTGGGACCTGCCCGACCCGGTGGCGGAGCTGCCCCGCCGGCAGGCGGAGGAGCGCGACCGCGCCAACGGCACGGCCGTCCCCGAGACGCCGGGCACCCTGCCGGGGCTGGTGGAGGCGCAGGCGGAGCGGACGCCCGGCGCGACCGCCGTGGTGTGCGACGGCGGGGAGCGCACCTACGGCGACGTCGTGTCGGCGGCGCGGCGGATGGCGCGGCGGCTGCGCGAGCTGGGCGCGGTCCCGAACGCCCTCGTCGGCGTCGTCATGGACAAGGGCTGGGAGCAGGTCGCGGGCGTGCTCGCGGTGAACATGGCGGGCGCCGCCTACCTGCCGATCGATCCGCAGTGGCCGCGCGCGCGGCGGGACGAGCTGCTGGAGCAGGGCGCGGTGCGGATCGTGGTGACCACCCCGGAGCTGCGCGACGCGCTGGACTGGCCCCTGCACGTAAGGCCGGTCACCTTCAACGAGCCGCAGGTGACCGCGGCCGAGGACGGGCCGCTGCTGGACGGCCCCGCCCGCGACGACCTCGCGTACGTGATCTTCACCTCGGGCTCGACCGGACGGCCGAAGGGCGTGATGATCGACCATCGCGGCGCCGTCAACACCATCGCCGACATCAACCGCAGGTTCGAGGTCGGCGCCGGGGACCGGGTGCTGGCGCTGTCGGCGCTGAGCTTCGACCTGTCGGTGTACGACGTGTTCGGGGTGCTGGCGGCGGGCGGGACCGTGGTGATGCCGTCCCCGGACGCGCAGCACGACCCGGCGCACTGGAGCGAGCTGGTCGAGCGGCACGGCGTCACGCTGTGGAACTCGGTGCCGGCGCTCATGCAGGCGTGGGTGGACTCGCGGGCGCGGGCGGCCGGGGCGGAACCGGCGGCGGGGCCGCCGCTGCGGCTGGTGCTGCTCAGCGGCGACTGGATCCCGGTGTCGCTGCCGGACGCGATCCGGGCGCTGCACCCGGACGCCGCCGTGATCAGCCTGGGCGGCGCCACCGAGGCGTCGATCTGGTCGATCTGCTACCCGATCGGGGAGGTGCCCGCGTCGTGGTCGCGGATCCCCTACGGCAAGCCGCTGGCCAACCAGACGATGCACGTCCTCGACGCGGCGATGCGGCCCCGTCCGGTGTGGAGCACCGGGGAGATCTACATCGGCGGCATCGGGGTCGCCTGCGGCTACTGGCGGGACCCGGACCGGACGGCCGCCCGGTTCGTCACCTGCCCGCACACCGGGGAGCGGCTGTACCGGACCGGTGACCTGGGGCGCTACCTGCCGGGCGGGGACATCGAGTTCCTCGGCCGGGAGGACCTCCAGGTCAAGATCAACGGCTACCGGATCGAGCTGGGCGAGATCACCGCGGCGCTGGAGCGGCGGCCCGAGGTGGCCGAGGCGGTCGTGACCGTGCAGGACAACCCGCGCGGCGGCCGCCGGCAGCTCGCGGCGTACGTGGTGCCGTCCGGCGCGTCCGGCCCGGGCGACGCGGACGGCGAGGACCGCGCACCGGACGGCGGCGGGTGGGACCCGGCCGTCGCGGCCGGTGCGGCGGCGCTGGAGCGGGAGACCGCCGCCCTCGGCGACGCGCTGGCCGAGTACCGGGAGATCTGGCGGGCCGTCGAGGCGCTCTGCCCGCCGATCATGGCGCGGACCCTGGCCCTGCTCGGCGCCTTCCGGGAACCGGGCGAGACCGCGACCGGCGCCGAGATCGCGGCGCGGTGCAAGGTGAAGCCCGTCTACGGCGGCCTGGTCGGGCAGTGGCTGGCGGTGCTGGCCGACGCGGGCGTGCTGGCCGCGACCGGACGCGCCGGGGAGTACCGCTGCGACCGGCCGCTGGACCTCGACGCGCTCGACGAGCAGGTCCGCGGCGGCCTCGCCGACCTCACCGCCCGCGACGCGCAGCGGGCCCTGCTGGACTACTTCGCCGACTGCGCCGCCCACCAGGTGGAACTGCTGCGCGGCGAGGTCAGCCCGCTGAACCTGCTGCTGCCCGGCGGCGACTCCAAGGTGACGGACGCGCTGTACGCCGACAACCCGGTGTCGTACCTGCAGAACCGCGTCACCGCCCGGATCGTCGCCGACTTCGTCCGGGACCGGGCCGCGGCGGGCGGCGCGCCCGTCCGGATCCTGGAGGTCGGGGCGGGGACGGGCGCCACCACCGCGCAGGTGCTGCCGGAACTCCCCGCCGACGCGGTCCGCTACCGGTACACCGACATCTCCAACTTCTTCACCCAGCGCGCCAAGCGGACGTTCGCCGCGCACAAGTTCGTCGAGTACGGCGTGCTCGACATCGACCGGGACCCGGCGGACCAGGGCGCCCCGGCGGGGTCGGTGGACCTCGTCATCGCCGCCAACGTCCTGCACGACGCCGCCGACCTGGACGCCAGCCTCGCCGGGCTGCGCACCGCGCTGGCGCCCGGCGGCCTGCTCGTGGCGATCGAGGGCACCGCGAACTCGCTGCAGCAGCTCGTCACGGTGGGCTTCCTGGAGGGCCTGGCGAAGGGCCACGGCGACGACGGCGAGGACGGCGACCAGGGCGACGGGGGCCCGCTGCTGCCGCTGCCGCGCTGGCTGGAGGCGCTGTCGAGGGCGGGCTTCGCGCGGGCCGGCGGCGTCCCGGAGGGCGCGGCGGCGGTGGACGTCCACGTCCAGCACGTGCTGGTGGCGCAGGCGCCCGGCGGCCCCGCGGCCCGGCCGGACGCCGACGGCCTGCGGGCGGCACTGGAGGAGGT
- a CDS encoding non-ribosomal peptide synthetase, giving the protein MGEHRRPAVASLLAELARAEVRLRPAGDGRLEVHAPKGRLTAELREGIARHKPELIEWLGRSGGGGAARDELPVIVPDPENLYEPFTPPDLQLSFLMGGREGFEWHVRPHQYMEFDLDELDPARYEEALNRAIRRQRNSIVVVRDDMRVQTVRDPAPVTVTVSDLRGLPDDEAHARMAAVRARLEREEPPHDRWPWLHPHISLYGEGRARLHWNNNNVFTDAPSGTRLINDAMHYYHRPDEPLPELELSFRDQVLALAELERGPLGEEAREYWRGRMADWPDAPAVPLVPGTAHRGRSRMNRRELFLEPPLWKAFKERAESRGLTLTNALLGAHAEVLAYWSGSRHYLLNNMITHRMPLHPESGEVLGQFASLYPLEVDWRHDEPFTGRARRLQAQVMADVAHAHWSGASVLQELNRVRRTPGRATCPFAVGSALFVGPTIRPFHSMLETPQTVLDTEFWELRDGRLWVIWDVIDAAFPDGLVEAMFDGYRSVVTELASADAAWERPSFDLLPAEQAGRRAELNGVPPAAAPGLLHAPLPERAAARPDAAAVIDAAGTVTFGELDRRARELAGRLQDGGVAPGDLVAVVLPKGSAQVVAVLGVLTAGAAYVPIDPEWPRERIEYLLGDTRAAAVVTGAGHRERLAEIAAVPVLDVDGAAGPPPRPVDREPGDLAYVIYTSGSTGRPKGAMLDHRGPLNTVVDVNERFGVTSGDVVLGVSSLCFDLSVYDVFGSLAAGAALLLPSGEADPAGWIGLVRAHGVTVWNSVPALMQLTVEEAESSGATLPSLRTVLLSGDWIPVDLPDRIRRVAPNARVVSLGGATEASIWSICHPVERVDPEWTSIPYGRPLAGQTWHVLDELGRDAPAWVPGHLYIGGAGVALGYLGDPDRTAAAFVAHPRTGERLYRTGDLGRYLPDGTIEFLGRADFQVKIQGFRVEPGEVEHALLELPGVRQAAVVARSSGSGKQLAAFVVGDPDREGVRAALAERLPGHMVPAHVTVLDGLPLTGNGKLDRRALETMGPAGEDGAHGYTAARDATEAALVEIWESILSADRPIGVHDDFFDLGGQSFAALRVIGRIAERFGRRVPLAAMLERRTVAGLAAHLAEAGRSWSPLVRLAGGDGTADGTADGTADGPAPWSLVHPAGGGVLCYRELAGLLERPSVAFQAPGPADGRDPLEKVEDLAALYVEALTDARPDGPYALGGWSSGAILAFEMAHLLEERGAAVERLVLIDAPAPLATREIEEERLLLWFLEDLGIGFDPERAGAGALGDVASASETERLSRLLALAADQGVAVPGADLADLAAALAVFRATVRACNSYHAPKISADVTVVRATDGVVGEFAGHPCADSPDWGWARLTRGTVGTAAVPGTHHTLLTDPRAVAAVAAACNRR; this is encoded by the coding sequence ATGGGCGAACATCGCCGACCGGCGGTCGCGTCGCTGCTGGCGGAGCTGGCGCGGGCGGAGGTGCGGCTGCGGCCCGCCGGGGACGGCAGGCTGGAGGTGCACGCGCCGAAGGGGCGGCTGACGGCCGAACTGCGGGAGGGCATCGCCCGGCACAAGCCGGAGCTGATCGAGTGGCTGGGCCGGTCGGGCGGCGGCGGAGCCGCCCGGGACGAGCTGCCCGTGATCGTGCCCGACCCGGAGAACCTGTACGAGCCGTTCACCCCGCCGGACCTGCAGCTGTCGTTCCTGATGGGCGGCCGTGAGGGGTTCGAGTGGCACGTGCGGCCCCACCAGTACATGGAGTTCGACCTCGACGAGCTGGATCCGGCCCGGTACGAGGAGGCGCTGAACCGGGCGATCCGGCGGCAGCGCAACAGCATCGTGGTCGTCCGGGACGACATGCGGGTGCAGACGGTCCGGGACCCGGCGCCGGTGACGGTGACGGTGTCGGACCTGCGGGGCCTGCCGGACGACGAGGCGCACGCCCGCATGGCGGCGGTGCGCGCGCGGCTCGAGCGGGAGGAGCCGCCGCACGACCGGTGGCCGTGGCTGCATCCCCACATCAGCCTGTACGGGGAGGGCCGCGCCCGGCTGCACTGGAACAACAACAACGTGTTCACCGACGCGCCCTCCGGCACGCGGCTGATCAACGACGCGATGCACTACTACCACCGTCCGGACGAGCCGCTGCCGGAGCTGGAGCTGAGCTTCCGCGACCAGGTGCTGGCACTCGCGGAGCTGGAGCGCGGGCCGCTGGGCGAGGAGGCGCGGGAGTACTGGCGCGGGCGGATGGCGGACTGGCCGGACGCGCCGGCCGTCCCGCTGGTTCCGGGCACCGCGCACCGGGGCCGGTCGCGGATGAACCGGCGGGAGCTGTTCCTGGAGCCGCCGCTGTGGAAGGCGTTCAAGGAGCGGGCGGAGTCGCGCGGGCTGACGCTGACGAACGCGCTGCTGGGGGCGCACGCCGAGGTCCTGGCGTACTGGAGCGGTTCGCGCCACTACCTGCTCAACAACATGATCACGCATCGGATGCCGCTGCACCCCGAGAGCGGCGAGGTGCTGGGCCAGTTCGCGTCGCTGTACCCGCTGGAGGTGGACTGGCGGCACGACGAGCCGTTCACCGGCCGGGCGCGGCGGCTGCAGGCGCAGGTGATGGCGGACGTGGCGCACGCGCACTGGAGCGGCGCGAGCGTGCTGCAGGAGCTGAACCGGGTGCGGCGCACGCCGGGGCGGGCGACGTGCCCGTTCGCGGTGGGCAGCGCCCTGTTCGTGGGGCCGACGATCCGCCCGTTCCACAGCATGCTGGAGACGCCGCAGACGGTGCTGGACACCGAGTTCTGGGAGCTGCGGGACGGGCGCCTGTGGGTGATCTGGGACGTCATCGACGCGGCGTTCCCCGACGGGCTGGTCGAGGCGATGTTCGACGGCTACCGGTCGGTGGTGACCGAGCTGGCCTCCGCGGACGCGGCGTGGGAGCGGCCGTCGTTCGACCTGCTGCCCGCCGAGCAGGCCGGGCGGCGCGCCGAGCTGAACGGGGTGCCGCCGGCGGCGGCGCCGGGGCTCCTGCACGCGCCGCTGCCGGAGCGCGCGGCGGCGCGGCCGGACGCGGCGGCGGTGATCGACGCCGCGGGGACCGTCACCTTCGGCGAGCTGGACCGCCGGGCGCGGGAGCTGGCGGGGCGGCTGCAGGACGGCGGGGTGGCGCCGGGCGACCTGGTGGCGGTGGTCCTGCCGAAGGGGTCCGCGCAGGTGGTGGCGGTGCTGGGGGTGCTGACGGCGGGCGCCGCGTACGTGCCGATCGATCCGGAGTGGCCCCGGGAGCGGATCGAGTACCTGCTGGGCGACACCCGCGCGGCGGCGGTGGTGACCGGCGCCGGGCACCGGGAGCGGCTCGCGGAGATCGCGGCGGTGCCGGTGCTGGACGTGGACGGTGCGGCGGGGCCCCCGCCGCGCCCGGTGGACCGCGAGCCCGGCGACCTCGCGTACGTGATCTACACGTCGGGGTCGACGGGACGGCCGAAGGGCGCGATGCTCGACCACCGCGGGCCGCTCAACACGGTCGTGGACGTCAACGAGCGGTTCGGGGTGACGTCCGGCGACGTGGTGCTCGGGGTGTCGTCGCTGTGCTTCGACCTGTCGGTGTACGACGTGTTCGGGTCGCTGGCGGCGGGCGCCGCGCTGCTGCTGCCGTCCGGTGAGGCCGACCCGGCGGGCTGGATCGGGCTGGTCCGGGCGCACGGGGTGACGGTGTGGAACTCGGTCCCGGCGCTGATGCAGCTCACGGTGGAGGAGGCGGAGTCGTCCGGGGCGACGCTGCCGTCGCTGCGGACGGTGCTGCTCAGCGGCGACTGGATCCCGGTGGACCTGCCGGACCGGATCCGCCGGGTGGCGCCGAACGCGCGGGTGGTCAGCCTGGGCGGCGCGACGGAGGCGTCGATCTGGTCGATCTGCCATCCGGTCGAGCGGGTCGACCCGGAGTGGACGAGCATCCCCTACGGCCGCCCGCTGGCGGGCCAGACCTGGCACGTGCTCGACGAGCTGGGCCGGGACGCGCCCGCCTGGGTGCCGGGGCACCTGTACATCGGCGGCGCCGGGGTGGCGCTGGGCTACCTGGGCGACCCGGACCGGACGGCCGCGGCGTTCGTCGCGCATCCCCGGACCGGGGAGCGGCTGTACCGGACGGGCGATCTGGGCCGGTACCTGCCGGACGGGACGATCGAGTTCCTCGGCCGCGCCGACTTCCAGGTGAAGATCCAGGGGTTCCGGGTGGAACCGGGCGAGGTGGAGCACGCGCTGCTGGAGCTGCCCGGCGTCCGGCAGGCCGCCGTGGTGGCCCGGTCGTCCGGGTCCGGGAAGCAGCTGGCGGCGTTCGTCGTCGGCGACCCCGACCGGGAGGGGGTGCGCGCCGCGCTGGCCGAGCGGCTGCCCGGGCACATGGTGCCCGCGCACGTCACCGTCCTGGACGGGCTGCCGCTGACCGGCAACGGGAAGCTGGACCGGCGGGCGCTGGAGACGATGGGCCCGGCCGGCGAGGACGGCGCGCACGGGTACACGGCGGCGCGGGACGCCACGGAGGCGGCGCTGGTCGAGATCTGGGAGTCGATCCTGTCGGCGGACCGCCCGATCGGCGTCCACGACGACTTCTTCGACCTGGGCGGGCAGTCGTTCGCGGCGCTGCGGGTCATCGGGCGGATCGCGGAGCGGTTCGGCCGCCGCGTGCCGCTGGCGGCGATGCTGGAGCGGCGGACCGTCGCGGGCCTGGCGGCGCACCTGGCCGAGGCCGGGCGGTCGTGGTCCCCGCTGGTGCGGCTGGCCGGCGGGGACGGCACGGCGGACGGCACGGCGGACGGCACGGCGGACGGTCCGGCGCCGTGGTCGCTGGTGCATCCGGCGGGCGGCGGGGTGCTGTGCTACCGGGAGCTGGCGGGCCTGCTGGAGCGGCCGAGCGTCGCGTTCCAGGCGCCCGGTCCCGCCGACGGGCGCGACCCGCTGGAGAAGGTCGAGGATCTCGCGGCGCTGTACGTCGAGGCGCTGACGGACGCGCGGCCGGACGGCCCGTACGCGCTGGGCGGCTGGTCGTCGGGCGCGATCCTCGCCTTCGAGATGGCGCACCTGCTGGAGGAGCGGGGCGCGGCGGTCGAGCGGCTGGTGCTGATCGACGCGCCCGCGCCGCTGGCGACCCGCGAGATCGAGGAGGAGCGGCTGCTGCTGTGGTTCCTGGAGGACCTCGGCATCGGCTTCGACCCGGAGCGGGCCGGGGCGGGCGCGCTCGGCGACGTCGCGTCCGCCTCGGAGACCGAGCGGCTGTCGCGGCTGCTCGCGCTGGCCGCCGACCAGGGCGTCGCGGTGCCCGGCGCGGACCTGGCCGACCTGGCGGCCGCCCTCGCGGTGTTCCGGGCGACGGTCCGGGCCTGCAACTCCTACCACGCGCCGAAGATCTCCGCCGACGTCACCGTGGTGCGCGCCACGGACGGCGTCGTCGGCGAGTTCGCCGGCCACCCGTGCGCGGACTCCCCCGACTGGGGCTGGGCCCGGCTGACGCGGGGCACGGTCGGCACCGCCGCCGTGCCCGGCACCCACCACACGCTGCTCACCGACCCGCGCGCGGTCGCCGCCGTCGCCGCCGCCTGCAACCGGCGCTGA